The Microbacterium sp. KUDC0406 genome includes a window with the following:
- a CDS encoding multidrug ABC transporter ATPase → MSAQRRRPDDRKPSDEVPDVPVRTIDKILAYTALGLAGASVLCFFAIIIGTATGMSQEAFAHGAWPFIAGLPLYGLPLAFVMIIALLIMSFVRKGRAAKRS, encoded by the coding sequence ATGAGTGCGCAGCGGAGAAGGCCGGACGACAGGAAGCCGAGCGATGAGGTGCCCGACGTCCCGGTCCGCACGATCGACAAGATCCTCGCCTACACCGCGCTCGGGCTCGCCGGGGCATCCGTGCTCTGCTTCTTCGCGATCATCATCGGCACGGCCACGGGCATGAGCCAGGAGGCGTTCGCCCACGGAGCGTGGCCGTTCATCGCCGGACTGCCCCTGTACGGACTGCCACTGGCGTTCGTCATGATCATCGCTCTGCTGATCATGAGCTTCGTCCGCAAGGGACGCGCGGCGAAGCGGTCCTGA
- a CDS encoding DUF3027 domain-containing protein — MTSTPEDLATASRELALAALHEVTAPATVGPAAGHTVEDDGAVSLRFENRLPGYPGWYWTVTVAQLDGAEPTVLEVELLPGDGALLAPDWVPWAERLAEYRAHQAELAEKAASGEAVEEAEGDLDAEDDELDSDDDVSDLLHAGDLDGVDIDELDESSDDDSSADEEADEEE; from the coding sequence ATGACCTCGACGCCTGAAGACCTCGCCACCGCCTCTCGTGAGCTGGCGCTCGCCGCACTGCACGAGGTCACGGCGCCCGCGACCGTCGGCCCGGCCGCCGGTCACACCGTCGAGGACGACGGCGCCGTCTCGCTGCGCTTCGAGAACCGTCTTCCCGGGTATCCGGGCTGGTACTGGACGGTGACCGTCGCTCAGCTCGACGGCGCGGAGCCGACCGTGCTCGAGGTCGAGCTGCTGCCCGGCGACGGCGCGCTGCTCGCCCCGGACTGGGTGCCGTGGGCCGAGCGTCTCGCCGAGTACCGCGCGCACCAGGCCGAGCTGGCCGAGAAGGCGGCTTCCGGCGAAGCCGTGGAGGAGGCCGAGGGCGACCTGGATGCGGAGGATGACGAGCTCGATTCCGACGACGACGTGTCCGATCTGCTGCACGCCGGCGATCTGGACGGCGTCGACATCGACGAGCTCGATGAGTCGTCCGACGATGACTCGTCCGCCGACGAGGAAGCCGACGAGGAAGAGTAG
- a CDS encoding cold-shock protein: MPTGKVRFYDDEKGFGFISTDDGQDVFLHASALPAGTAVKSGSRVEFGVADGKRGLQALSVRVLDAPPSLAKVKRKPADDMAIIVEDLVKLLDGIGGDLRRGRYPSSAQGRKIAAVLRKVADDLDA; encoded by the coding sequence ATGCCCACCGGCAAGGTCAGGTTCTACGACGACGAGAAGGGGTTCGGCTTCATCTCCACCGATGACGGCCAGGACGTCTTCCTGCACGCCTCTGCCCTGCCCGCGGGGACGGCCGTGAAGTCCGGCTCCCGGGTGGAGTTCGGAGTGGCGGACGGCAAGAGAGGTCTTCAGGCGCTGTCGGTGCGCGTCCTGGACGCTCCGCCGAGCCTGGCCAAGGTCAAGCGCAAGCCGGCCGACGACATGGCGATCATCGTCGAGGATCTCGTGAAGCTGCTCGACGGCATCGGCGGCGACCTGCGTCGCGGCCGCTACCCCTCGTCCGCCCAGGGTCGCAAGATCGCGGCCGTGCTCCGCAAGGTGGCTGATGACCTCGACGCCTGA
- a CDS encoding helicase-associated domain-containing protein, giving the protein MSTHARPLAVRLAAASDDELTALFLARGVRTDAPWQDFFDAAEALLEPASIERALVSLPLADAAALLDATRGGAQSVLRLTALALQDPSGAVPVPVAEHVAGRTLPDTADEKPPVAASESESAPIAERAFTTASRIADMLLVAREAPLGLLATGSLAAGEKKRLAEAGIGQDADDLRTIAEDAGLLRASERRVQVTTEADAWLSLPFADRWARLATAFREALPAGARDGDGWLPPAAWLHAYPWDPSWPERGEGLRRRALLLGLMTAAGTEPEWAAALRRGDRVDTTALERLVPAEVDRVFLQNDLTAIAPGPLQSGLEVRLRGMAERDSAQSSSYRFTAESIDRALIEGETEASVLDFLGRSRSPACPSRWRTWSGRPRSVTVWCGCGRRNPEPWSPAATRTWSRPSASTGACVRSASPPRTACWSRASAPRRCTGRWWTRATRRRSSTPRVRRSRCVVRLRSTRSLALRRPTRR; this is encoded by the coding sequence ATGAGCACCCACGCGCGCCCGCTCGCCGTCAGGCTGGCTGCGGCGAGCGATGACGAGCTGACCGCACTGTTCCTGGCACGGGGTGTCAGAACCGACGCTCCCTGGCAGGACTTCTTCGACGCGGCCGAGGCGCTGCTCGAACCGGCCTCGATCGAGCGTGCGCTGGTCTCCCTGCCCCTGGCCGACGCCGCTGCGCTGCTGGACGCCACCCGAGGCGGCGCGCAGTCCGTCCTCCGCCTGACCGCGCTCGCCCTGCAGGATCCTTCCGGGGCTGTGCCGGTTCCCGTGGCGGAGCATGTCGCCGGGCGCACACTGCCGGACACCGCCGACGAGAAGCCCCCGGTCGCGGCGTCCGAATCGGAGTCCGCCCCGATCGCCGAGCGCGCGTTCACCACCGCATCACGCATCGCCGACATGCTCCTGGTCGCTCGCGAGGCCCCGCTGGGGCTGCTCGCGACCGGTTCGCTCGCCGCCGGGGAGAAGAAGCGTCTCGCAGAGGCGGGGATCGGTCAGGACGCCGACGATCTGCGCACGATCGCCGAGGATGCCGGGCTGCTGCGTGCGAGCGAGCGCCGGGTGCAGGTGACGACCGAGGCGGATGCCTGGCTGAGCCTGCCCTTCGCCGACAGGTGGGCGCGGCTGGCCACAGCGTTCCGAGAGGCGCTTCCGGCGGGCGCTCGCGACGGGGACGGCTGGCTGCCACCCGCCGCCTGGCTGCACGCCTACCCCTGGGACCCGTCCTGGCCGGAGCGGGGAGAGGGACTGCGGCGCCGTGCGCTCCTGCTCGGGCTGATGACGGCGGCCGGCACCGAGCCGGAGTGGGCTGCGGCACTGCGACGCGGCGATCGCGTCGACACGACGGCTCTCGAGCGGCTGGTGCCCGCCGAGGTCGACAGGGTGTTCCTGCAGAACGATCTGACCGCCATCGCGCCCGGACCGCTGCAGTCGGGACTCGAGGTCCGGCTGCGGGGCATGGCCGAACGCGACTCCGCGCAGTCCTCGTCGTACCGCTTCACGGCGGAGTCGATCGATCGCGCACTGATCGAGGGCGAGACCGAGGCATCCGTCCTCGACTTCCTCGGGCGCTCTCGCTCACCGGCCTGCCCCAGCCGCTGGCGTACCTGGTCGGGCAGACCGCGCAGCGTCACGGTCTGGTGCGGGTGTGGGCGTCGGAATCCGGAACCGTGGTCACCAGCAGCGACCCGCACCTGGTCGAGGCCATCGGCGTCGACAGGGGCCTGCGTCCGCTCGGCCTCACCGCCGAGGACGGCATGCTGGTCTCGCGCGTCAGCGCCGAGACGGTGTACTGGGCGATGGTGGACGCGCGCTACCCGGCGACGCTCGTCGACTCCTCGGGTGCGGCGGTCTCGATGCGTCGTACGCCTCCGGTCGACACGATCCCTCGCCCTGCGCCGTCCTACGCGGCGCTGA